The Kordia sp. SMS9 genome window below encodes:
- the wecB gene encoding non-hydrolyzing UDP-N-acetylglucosamine 2-epimerase, translating into MKKNLIVFGTRPEAIKMAPLVKEFLKHQDTFETKVCITAQHREMLDQVLSFFEITPDYDLDLMKPNQNLYGLTADIITNLKPVLEDFQPDYVYVHGDTTTTMATSIAAFYSGAKVCHVEAGLRTFNKRSPFPEEINRCVTGSICDYHFSPTETSKQNLLNENVADENILITGNTVIDALHFSAAKVKSDGFQDQEIEDVKEVLDTSKRLILVTGHRRENHGQGFINICSALKQIATDHPDTQIIYPVHLNPNVQKPVYELLADIDNVNLIKPLSYPAFVWLMDKSSLIITDSGGVQEEAPSLGKPVLVMRDTTERPEAVDAGTVLLVGTDTDKIISEANKLLTDESAYHKMSKLHNPYGDGTACDKIVTYMSKLH; encoded by the coding sequence ATGAAAAAAAACCTAATTGTATTTGGTACACGACCAGAAGCTATTAAAATGGCACCGCTGGTAAAAGAATTTTTAAAACACCAAGACACTTTTGAAACAAAAGTTTGTATCACGGCACAGCACAGAGAAATGCTGGATCAGGTACTGTCATTTTTTGAAATTACGCCAGATTATGATTTGGATTTGATGAAGCCGAATCAAAACTTATATGGTTTAACAGCAGATATCATTACGAACTTAAAACCTGTGTTGGAAGATTTTCAACCAGATTATGTATACGTTCACGGAGATACAACCACGACAATGGCAACAAGTATTGCCGCTTTTTATTCAGGTGCAAAAGTATGTCATGTAGAAGCTGGGTTGCGTACCTTTAATAAAAGATCGCCGTTCCCAGAAGAAATCAACCGATGTGTTACGGGAAGCATTTGCGATTATCACTTTTCTCCAACAGAAACATCCAAACAAAACCTGCTGAACGAAAACGTAGCAGACGAAAACATATTAATCACGGGGAATACCGTAATTGACGCGTTGCATTTTAGCGCAGCCAAAGTAAAATCGGACGGTTTTCAAGATCAAGAAATTGAAGACGTAAAAGAAGTATTGGACACTTCGAAACGCTTGATTTTAGTCACAGGTCACCGTAGAGAAAATCACGGACAAGGATTTATCAACATTTGCTCGGCGTTGAAGCAAATTGCAACGGATCATCCAGATACACAAATTATTTATCCTGTACACTTAAACCCGAACGTACAAAAACCCGTATACGAATTGTTAGCGGATATTGATAATGTGAATTTAATCAAACCATTATCGTATCCTGCATTTGTATGGTTAATGGACAAATCGAGCTTAATTATTACCGACAGTGGCGGCGTACAAGAAGAAGCACCAAGTTTAGGAAAACCTGTATTGGTAATGCGTGATACTACTGAACGACCAGAAGCGGTAGACGCAGGAACGGTTTTATTGGTAGGAACGGACACCGACAAAATTATTAGCGAAGCAAACAAATTACTAACAGACGAATCAGCTTATCACAAAATGAGTAAACTACACAATCCGTATGGAGATGGAACGGCTTGTGATAAGATCGTAACATACATGTCAAAATTACACTAA
- the wecC gene encoding UDP-N-acetyl-D-mannosamine dehydrogenase, producing the protein MGSNKPSVVMVGLGYIGLPTAALIASKEITVTGVDIHQHVVDTINKGEIHIVEPDLDGLVHHVVKQGYLTASTSPVEADVYLIAVPTPFKGDYEPDISYVESATRALLPTLKEGALVIVESTSPVGTTEKMQAVIEAERPELIGKIYMAYCPERVLPGNVIYELEHNDRAIGGINAESTEKAVEFYRHFVKGELHRTNSKTAEMCKLVENSSRDVQIAFANELSMICDEAGINVWELINLANKHPRVNILQPGTGVGGHCIAVDPWFIVSEFPEKAKIIRSAREINNYKTEWAIEKVKNTALQFKIDNGKDAKIACMGLAFKPNIDDLRESPALLVVDTLVNDGFNVLAVEPNIKSHTKFEIHDVDDALSEADIVVYLVAHREFSNLEKTASTLDFCGVFK; encoded by the coding sequence ATGGGAAGTAACAAACCAAGCGTTGTCATGGTAGGTCTAGGATATATTGGACTTCCAACAGCAGCCTTAATTGCAAGTAAAGAAATTACAGTAACCGGCGTTGATATTCATCAACATGTGGTAGATACTATTAACAAAGGAGAAATTCACATTGTAGAGCCAGATTTAGATGGCTTGGTGCATCATGTGGTAAAACAAGGATATTTAACCGCAAGTACATCGCCAGTAGAAGCAGATGTATATTTAATTGCCGTACCAACACCTTTTAAGGGCGATTACGAACCAGATATTTCGTATGTAGAATCGGCAACGAGAGCGTTATTGCCAACCTTGAAAGAAGGCGCTTTGGTCATTGTAGAATCGACAAGTCCTGTAGGAACTACCGAAAAAATGCAAGCCGTTATTGAAGCGGAACGTCCTGAATTGATCGGAAAAATATACATGGCATACTGCCCAGAACGTGTGTTGCCAGGAAACGTAATTTACGAATTGGAGCATAACGATAGAGCTATTGGTGGAATCAATGCGGAATCGACGGAAAAAGCAGTGGAATTTTACAGACACTTTGTAAAAGGAGAATTGCACAGAACCAACTCTAAAACAGCAGAAATGTGTAAGTTGGTGGAAAACTCTTCGAGAGACGTACAAATTGCGTTTGCCAATGAACTTTCCATGATTTGTGATGAAGCAGGCATCAATGTTTGGGAATTGATCAACTTAGCCAACAAACATCCGCGTGTAAACATCTTACAGCCAGGAACTGGTGTTGGTGGACACTGTATTGCAGTAGATCCATGGTTTATTGTGTCTGAATTTCCAGAAAAAGCAAAAATTATTCGTTCTGCAAGAGAAATCAACAACTACAAAACAGAATGGGCCATTGAAAAGGTAAAAAACACAGCTTTACAATTTAAAATTGACAATGGTAAAGATGCAAAAATCGCGTGTATGGGATTGGCATTTAAACCAAATATTGACGATTTACGTGAATCGCCAGCATTATTAGTAGTTGATACCTTAGTAAATGATGGTTTCAATGTATTAGCGGTGGAGCCAAACATAAAATCGCACACAAAATTTGAAATTCACGACGTAGATGATGCGCTTTCGGAAGCAGATATTGTTGTATATTTAGTAGCACACAGAGAATTTTCTAATTTAGAAAAAACAGCAAGTACACTCGATTTTTGTGGAGTGTTTAAATAA